One genomic window of Ruminococcus gauvreauii includes the following:
- a CDS encoding tRNA lysidine(34) synthetase: MKLQQLLSYTRKAVDEYQLIDEGDKIAVGISGGKDSLTMLYALHGLKRFYPKSFTIEAITVDLGHPGFELGRIQKLCETLEVPYTIVRTDIARIIFEERKESNPCSLCAKMRKGALNEAIKRTGCNKVAYAHHKDDIIETMLLSLIFEGRFHSFSPKTYLDRMDLTVIRPLMFVDEMDIRGFQKLYDLPVEKSPCPADGYTKREYAKNLVKQLTAENPGARERMFSAVLNGNIPGWPPRIKKS, translated from the coding sequence ATGAAATTACAGCAATTACTCAGTTATACGCGGAAAGCCGTCGACGAATATCAGCTGATTGATGAGGGCGATAAGATCGCTGTCGGCATATCGGGCGGAAAGGACAGCCTGACCATGCTTTATGCACTGCATGGACTGAAGCGCTTTTATCCGAAATCTTTTACTATAGAGGCGATCACCGTCGATCTCGGTCATCCGGGCTTTGAACTCGGACGCATTCAAAAACTCTGTGAGACGCTCGAAGTACCCTATACGATTGTGCGAACGGATATTGCGAGGATCATCTTTGAGGAGCGGAAAGAATCCAACCCCTGTTCACTCTGTGCAAAGATGCGTAAAGGCGCACTGAACGAAGCCATAAAGAGAACCGGCTGCAATAAAGTTGCCTATGCCCATCACAAAGACGATATCATAGAAACCATGCTGCTCTCCCTGATCTTTGAGGGACGTTTCCACTCATTTTCACCCAAAACTTACCTGGACAGAATGGACCTGACTGTCATCCGCCCTCTGATGTTCGTTGATGAAATGGATATCAGGGGCTTTCAAAAGCTGTACGATCTTCCGGTAGAAAAGAGTCCGTGTCCCGCAGACGGTTATACGAAACGGGAGTATGCCAAAAATCTGGTAAAACAGCTGACAGCAGAAAATCCGGGGGCCAGAGAGAGAATGTTTTCCGCAGTACTGAACGGCAACATCCCCGGCTGGCCTCCCCGGATTAAAAAATCATAG
- a CDS encoding cytidylate kinase-like family protein, translating to MKTNTIVTIGRQYGSGGREIGKRLAEDLGIPYYDKELLSRAAKDSGICEELFENHDEKPTNSFLYSLVMDTYSFGYTSAAFSDMPINQKVFLAQFNAIKAIADEGPCVLVGRCADYALEERDNCLSVFIHADLKTRIRKIAAKYDLTDSKAKDKITKIDKKRASYYNYYSSKKWGDAGSYNMSIDSGLFGIEGTIELIKRAIEEKEKR from the coding sequence ATGAAAACAAATACTATTGTTACAATCGGAAGACAGTATGGAAGCGGCGGCAGAGAAATCGGCAAGCGCCTGGCAGAAGACCTCGGAATTCCTTATTATGATAAAGAATTGCTGTCAAGAGCAGCGAAAGACAGCGGAATCTGTGAAGAGCTTTTCGAAAATCATGATGAAAAACCGACGAACAGTTTTCTGTACTCACTGGTCATGGATACCTATTCTTTTGGTTATACCTCGGCAGCTTTTTCCGATATGCCGATTAACCAGAAGGTCTTTCTGGCACAGTTTAACGCGATCAAAGCGATCGCCGATGAAGGTCCGTGTGTACTGGTTGGAAGATGTGCTGACTATGCGCTGGAGGAGCGTGACAACTGTCTGAGTGTCTTTATCCATGCTGATCTCAAAACAAGAATCCGTAAGATCGCCGCGAAGTATGACCTGACGGATTCCAAAGCAAAAGATAAGATTACCAAGATAGATAAAAAACGTGCCAGCTACTATAATTACTACAGCAGCAAGAAATGGGGCGATGCCGGAAGTTATAATATGAGTATTGACAGCGGTCTCTTTGGCATAGAGGGCACGATTGAACTCATTAAGCGAGCGATTGAGGAAAAAGAAAAACGATGA
- a CDS encoding RluA family pseudouridine synthase, whose protein sequence is MEIFNLTTSEQEKNLRLDKYLSEQLKDISRSYLQKLIKDGAVSVNDTSQKANYRLQTGDCIRVSIPDDMQPDIAAEDIPLDILYEDDQLLVVNKPKGMVVHPSAGHYSHTLVNALLYHCGSTLSGINGVLRPGIVHRIDMDTTGALVVCKTDLAHQSLALQLQEHTITRRYRAIVLHNIKDDAGIVEGPIGRHPTDRKRMAVNRRNGKSAVTHYSVLERFGQYTYIECRLETGRTHQIRVHMASIGHPLLGDSVYGPAKCPFHLQGQCLHAMVLGFQHPITDEYMEFTAPIPEYFDELLQKFR, encoded by the coding sequence ATGGAAATCTTTAACCTGACGACAAGTGAACAGGAAAAAAATCTGAGACTGGATAAATATCTTTCGGAACAGCTGAAGGATATTTCCCGGTCTTATTTGCAAAAACTGATCAAGGACGGGGCAGTATCGGTAAACGACACCAGTCAGAAGGCAAATTACCGGCTTCAGACCGGAGACTGTATCCGTGTGTCAATCCCGGACGATATGCAGCCGGACATCGCGGCGGAGGACATTCCTCTTGATATACTTTACGAAGATGACCAGCTACTCGTTGTGAACAAACCGAAGGGAATGGTCGTGCATCCGTCTGCCGGGCATTACAGCCACACGCTCGTAAACGCACTGCTTTACCATTGCGGGAGTACCTTAAGCGGCATCAACGGAGTGCTTCGTCCCGGCATCGTGCATCGGATCGATATGGACACGACGGGTGCACTTGTCGTATGTAAGACGGATCTTGCTCACCAGTCACTCGCGTTACAGCTGCAGGAACATACGATTACGAGACGATACCGTGCGATCGTGCTCCACAATATCAAAGATGACGCCGGCATCGTCGAGGGACCGATCGGGCGCCACCCAACCGACCGGAAGCGCATGGCGGTCAACCGCAGGAACGGCAAATCTGCAGTCACTCATTACAGCGTACTGGAACGTTTTGGGCAGTATACCTACATCGAATGCCGTCTCGAGACCGGACGCACACACCAGATCCGCGTACACATGGCCAGTATCGGACATCCTCTTCTGGGAGATTCGGTATACGGGCCTGCAAAATGTCCGTTTCATCTTCAGGGTCAATGCCTGCACGCGATGGTTCTCGGCTTTCAGCATCCCATCACGGATGAATACATGGAGTTTACCGCACCTATTCCAGAATATTTTGATGAATTGTTACAAAAATTCAGATAA
- the lspA gene encoding signal peptidase II codes for MTEKKHGVIYWIAGLVSVCILIGLDQWTKYLAVTHLSGQEDIVLIPNILQLHYLENRGAAFGVLQNQQWIFIILCLLFLVFAGYAYTVIPKTRHYFPLNFITVVLVAGAFGNLIDRIRLKYVVDFVYISAIDFPVFNVADIYVTVSAVLLFVYLIFFYREEDFTFLALKKKKGQ; via the coding sequence ATGACAGAAAAAAAGCACGGGGTAATTTACTGGATCGCCGGTCTGGTATCGGTATGCATTCTCATTGGGCTGGATCAATGGACAAAATACCTGGCAGTTACGCACCTGTCCGGACAGGAAGATATCGTTCTGATTCCGAATATCCTTCAGCTGCACTATCTGGAAAACAGGGGAGCAGCCTTCGGGGTGCTGCAGAACCAGCAATGGATCTTTATTATATTATGCCTGCTGTTCCTGGTTTTTGCCGGTTATGCCTATACCGTGATTCCGAAAACAAGACACTATTTTCCGCTGAATTTCATCACGGTTGTGCTTGTCGCAGGAGCCTTCGGAAACCTGATTGACCGTATCCGGCTGAAATACGTGGTGGACTTTGTCTACATCTCAGCCATAGATTTCCCAGTTTTTAACGTAGCGGATATCTACGTCACGGTTTCGGCCGTATTACTGTTTGTATACCTTATTTTTTTCTACAGGGAAGAAGACTTTACCTTTCTGGCTTTAAAAAAGAAGAAAGGACAGTAG
- the aroB gene encoding 3-dehydroquinate synthase has protein sequence MEYQMTVKREGEFTYDIEWHNTFEGLGKAVEKLSLMSRKACIVTDSTVGPLYLNTVSRQLSPLFDKITSFSFPSGEAQKTLDTVKKLYTHLIEEHYERKDILIALGGGVVGDLTGYTAATYLRGIDFIQIPTTLLSQVDSSVGGKTGVDFDCFKNMVGAFHQPRLVYMSMETLHTLPDVQFSCGMGEVLKSGLIRDLPYYQWTLEHSRELLERKDEVLIRMIQGSCLIKKTVVEHDPTEQGERAVLNLGHTIGHAVEKLKNFEMLHGQCVALGTVAAAYISKERGLIDSEALSVIERGNRMFGLPCRFEGLALEEVLSATRSDKKMEQGKIKFILLNPLGHAVVDKTVTDDEMMAAIGYIQGE, from the coding sequence ATGGAATATCAGATGACTGTAAAACGCGAGGGTGAATTCACCTACGATATCGAATGGCACAATACCTTCGAGGGTCTCGGAAAAGCTGTGGAGAAACTCTCTCTCATGAGCAGAAAAGCCTGTATTGTCACAGACAGTACGGTAGGACCACTCTATTTGAATACAGTGAGCAGACAGCTTTCACCTCTGTTTGATAAGATCACATCTTTTTCCTTCCCATCAGGTGAGGCACAGAAAACACTGGATACGGTAAAAAAACTATATACACACCTGATCGAAGAACACTATGAACGCAAGGATATACTGATCGCCCTCGGCGGCGGGGTCGTGGGAGACCTGACAGGCTATACGGCAGCCACGTATCTGCGCGGCATAGACTTTATTCAGATCCCCACCACACTTCTGTCACAGGTGGACAGCAGCGTAGGAGGGAAAACAGGCGTTGATTTCGACTGCTTTAAGAATATGGTCGGAGCATTTCACCAGCCGCGTCTGGTCTATATGAGTATGGAGACACTGCACACACTTCCAGATGTACAGTTTTCCTGCGGCATGGGGGAGGTCTTAAAGTCCGGACTGATTCGGGATCTTCCATATTACCAGTGGACGCTGGAACACAGCAGGGAACTGCTGGAGAGAAAAGACGAAGTGCTGATCAGAATGATACAGGGCAGCTGTCTGATCAAAAAGACGGTTGTGGAGCATGATCCTACCGAGCAGGGGGAACGCGCCGTCCTGAATCTTGGACATACGATCGGACACGCGGTCGAGAAGCTGAAAAATTTTGAGATGCTTCATGGACAGTGTGTTGCGCTTGGCACTGTTGCGGCGGCATATATTTCCAAAGAGCGCGGTCTGATCGACAGCGAAGCACTGTCCGTGATCGAACGCGGCAACCGGATGTTTGGCCTGCCGTGCCGTTTTGAGGGCCTGGCTTTAGAAGAAGTCTTAAGTGCGACACGGTCTGATAAAAAAATGGAACAGGGAAAAATCAAATTCATACTGCTGAATCCTCTGGGACACGCTGTGGTTGACAAGACGGTGACCGATGATGAGATGATGGCAGCAATCGGTTATATACAGGGAGAGTAG
- a CDS encoding YlmH family RNA-binding protein, protein MAYERDIVTFTDFLDLNEQHIVNSLTRELAGVTHAGFGGYDMSERQITAFIPDALSYEWEYPICCLHIRPRDGRFAETLTHRDYLGALLNLGIDRNMLGDLLIDESSAYLYCVDHMSQFIIQELTRVRRTAVTVVQSETMEPAVTRNFREIKGTVASVRLDALIALAFQSSRNRMVPLIEGGKVFVNGRMVTSNGCALREGDVISVRGHGKFRFAGVISETKKGRCLVSVSRYS, encoded by the coding sequence ATGGCCTATGAACGGGATATCGTAACGTTCACCGATTTTCTGGATTTGAATGAACAGCATATAGTCAATAGTCTCACCAGGGAACTTGCAGGCGTCACGCATGCAGGCTTTGGGGGCTATGATATGTCAGAGCGTCAGATAACAGCTTTTATTCCTGATGCTCTTTCTTATGAATGGGAGTACCCCATCTGCTGCCTGCACATCCGTCCGAGGGACGGACGGTTTGCCGAAACGCTGACACACCGTGATTATCTCGGCGCACTTCTGAATCTGGGAATTGACAGAAACATGCTGGGTGATCTGCTGATTGATGAGAGTTCAGCTTATCTGTACTGTGTCGATCATATGAGTCAGTTCATTATACAGGAGCTGACACGTGTCCGGAGGACCGCGGTCACTGTGGTTCAAAGTGAGACCATGGAGCCGGCAGTCACCAGAAATTTCCGCGAGATAAAAGGAACCGTGGCTTCTGTACGCCTGGATGCCCTGATCGCTCTTGCGTTTCAAAGTTCCAGGAACAGGATGGTACCGCTTATCGAAGGCGGCAAAGTATTTGTAAACGGAAGAATGGTCACATCAAACGGCTGCGCGCTGAGGGAAGGCGACGTCATATCTGTCCGGGGACATGGAAAATTCCGGTTTGCCGGTGTCATATCGGAGACAAAAAAAGGACGCTGTCTCGTATCGGTCAGCCGTTACAGCTAG
- a CDS encoding cell division protein SepF, giving the protein MGVLDKFLDAIRLNDDYDDDDEFFDDDIEDMEEEPKQKRRFFKKNDDDLDDYDDLDDPFDKPRTTKKMSEAAAAKQPKTSKQSAKQSSSSKITPMRKKTGGSSMEVCVIKPSSMEDTRDIADTLIAHCTVVLNLEGIDVEVAQRIIDFSSGSCYSIGGGLQKISSYIFILTPDNVEVSGDIQEILSGAFDIPSMRTNF; this is encoded by the coding sequence ATGGGAGTATTAGACAAATTTCTGGATGCAATTCGATTAAATGATGATTACGACGATGACGATGAGTTTTTTGATGATGATATAGAAGATATGGAAGAGGAACCAAAACAAAAACGCCGGTTTTTCAAAAAAAATGATGACGATCTGGACGACTACGACGATCTGGACGACCCGTTTGATAAACCGAGGACAACCAAGAAAATGTCGGAGGCTGCCGCTGCAAAACAGCCGAAGACATCAAAGCAGTCTGCAAAACAGTCATCTTCTTCAAAGATTACGCCAATGCGTAAGAAAACAGGAGGTTCTTCAATGGAAGTATGTGTGATCAAACCAAGCTCAATGGAAGATACAAGAGATATTGCCGATACGCTGATTGCACACTGTACCGTTGTCCTGAACCTGGAAGGTATCGATGTGGAAGTCGCGCAGCGTATTATTGACTTTTCTTCCGGTTCCTGTTATTCGATCGGCGGCGGTCTGCAGAAGATTTCCAGCTATATCTTTATCCTGACTCCAGATAACGTGGAAGTGTCCGGGGATATCCAGGAGATTCTAAGCGGTGCATTTGACATTCCGTCCATGCGCACTAATTTTTAA
- a CDS encoding YggS family pyridoxal phosphate-dependent enzyme yields the protein MVRENMKTVEEKIAAACRRASRDPQEVTLIAVSKTKPVELIQEAIEYGQVDFGENKVQELTGKYEILPKNLRWHMIGHLQRNKVKYIVDKAALIHSVDSLRLAETISMEAQKKNVTVPVLIEVNVAQEESKFGTACEETLDLIEEAAKLPNIRIEGLMTIAPFVDDPEENRPVFRKLKQLSVDIMEKNINNVNVNILSMGMTNDYEVAIEEGATMVRVGTGIFGERDYSPKTMDK from the coding sequence ATGGTACGGGAAAATATGAAAACAGTGGAAGAGAAGATTGCAGCAGCCTGCAGGCGGGCGTCAAGAGATCCGCAGGAAGTTACACTGATTGCAGTGAGCAAAACAAAGCCCGTGGAATTGATACAGGAAGCTATCGAGTACGGTCAGGTGGATTTCGGTGAGAATAAGGTGCAGGAACTTACCGGCAAATATGAAATCCTTCCGAAAAATCTGCGCTGGCATATGATCGGTCATCTTCAGCGCAACAAGGTTAAGTATATCGTAGATAAGGCGGCGCTGATTCATTCCGTGGACTCACTGCGTCTGGCAGAAACCATAAGCATGGAGGCACAGAAAAAAAATGTAACCGTTCCTGTGCTGATCGAAGTGAATGTGGCACAGGAGGAAAGTAAATTTGGAACTGCATGTGAGGAAACACTCGATCTTATCGAAGAAGCTGCAAAACTGCCGAATATTCGAATCGAGGGTCTCATGACAATCGCTCCCTTCGTCGATGATCCGGAGGAAAACCGGCCGGTATTCCGGAAATTAAAACAATTAAGTGTTGACATAATGGAGAAAAACATTAATAATGTTAATGTGAATATTCTGAGCATGGGGATGACAAACGATTATGAAGTAGCGATCGAAGAGGGAGCAACGATGGTACGCGTCGGAACAGGAATCTTCGGAGAGCGGGACTATTCACCGAAAACCATGGATAAGTAG
- a CDS encoding HlyD family efflux transporter periplasmic adaptor subunit produces the protein MPTQKKKWKRPDIHLSDLKRAATLNIGTILFGALFIYMVISIIMYLTAAHITPYQVTSGPLSKNQTYTALILRSEQLVQANTGGYATYYVRENSKVKKSGAVYGIGDGQTSGGTAELTEEDLTQIRSAMAKFAYNFDSNNFYDTYSFKYEMEGSLLQYAGLTDITEQDTDAEDIVAPTQTIGNQTVNFAPSDGIVQYTKDGYESVTADTIEPDHFNQKSYQKTNLRSSEQLSVGDDVYKLITSENWSLMIPLTDAQTVQLAGRETIRVKFLKDGVTQTGKFTIVTKDDHFYAKIDFSAGMLRYTSDRFIDIELVTNIKTGLKIPVSSIVNKDFYVIPKGYETTGGESDEIGFLKETTNKSGETSSEFVNATVYAQQEDLYYVDQEDFSDGDVIIKPESTERYTIGDTMPLEGVYCINKGYAVFRKVVIIDQNEEYCIVESGTTYGIAQFDNIVSDSSTVKEEEILY, from the coding sequence TTGCCAACTCAGAAAAAAAAATGGAAACGCCCGGACATACACCTTTCAGATTTGAAAAGAGCGGCCACGCTTAATATCGGAACGATACTGTTCGGTGCTTTATTTATTTATATGGTGATCAGCATTATCATGTATCTGACTGCAGCGCATATCACCCCATATCAGGTCACGAGCGGCCCTCTGTCGAAGAACCAGACGTATACCGCACTGATCCTGCGATCGGAACAGCTTGTACAGGCCAATACCGGCGGTTATGCAACTTACTATGTACGTGAGAACTCCAAAGTCAAAAAGTCAGGGGCCGTCTACGGCATCGGAGACGGTCAGACTTCCGGCGGTACAGCTGAACTGACTGAGGAAGACCTGACGCAGATCCGTTCCGCCATGGCAAAGTTTGCCTATAACTTCGACTCGAATAATTTTTATGATACATACAGTTTTAAATATGAGATGGAAGGGAGCCTGCTGCAGTATGCAGGACTCACTGACATAACAGAACAGGATACAGATGCGGAAGACATCGTCGCCCCGACACAGACAATCGGCAATCAGACGGTCAATTTCGCACCCTCAGACGGCATTGTTCAATATACGAAAGACGGGTACGAATCTGTGACTGCGGATACGATTGAACCCGATCATTTTAATCAGAAGTCCTATCAGAAAACGAATTTGAGAAGTTCTGAGCAGCTGTCTGTCGGAGACGATGTGTACAAGCTGATCACCAGTGAAAACTGGTCTCTGATGATTCCTCTCACGGATGCGCAGACAGTGCAGCTTGCCGGAAGAGAAACAATCCGTGTGAAATTTCTGAAAGACGGGGTCACACAGACGGGAAAATTTACGATTGTTACCAAAGACGACCACTTTTACGCCAAAATCGATTTCTCGGCGGGGATGCTCAGATATACATCTGACCGTTTTATCGATATTGAGCTGGTGACCAACATCAAAACAGGATTAAAAATACCAGTTTCTTCCATAGTAAATAAAGATTTCTACGTGATTCCCAAAGGCTATGAGACGACTGGAGGCGAATCGGATGAAATCGGTTTTCTGAAAGAGACAACAAATAAAAGCGGAGAAACTTCGTCTGAATTTGTCAATGCGACGGTTTACGCTCAGCAGGAGGATCTCTACTATGTGGACCAGGAGGACTTTTCTGACGGTGACGTCATCATCAAGCCGGAATCGACAGAACGCTACACCATCGGTGATACGATGCCCCTGGAGGGCGTCTACTGTATCAATAAGGGGTATGCTGTGTTCCGGAAGGTTGTGATCATCGATCAGAATGAAGAATACTGTATCGTTGAATCAGGGACCACGTATGGAATTGCACAGTTTGATAACATTGTCTCAGACAGCAGCACCGTAAAAGAAGAAGAAATATTATATTAG
- a CDS encoding DUF378 domain-containing protein: MNTSGLDYTALTIAIIGAINWGLIGFFKFDLVAFICGNMSWISRIIYAIVGISGLYLLSMYGRIGNSSKNG; encoded by the coding sequence ATGAATACATCTGGTTTGGATTATACTGCGTTAACGATCGCAATCATCGGTGCTATCAACTGGGGACTGATCGGTTTTTTCAAATTTGATCTGGTCGCATTTATCTGCGGCAATATGTCCTGGATTTCACGCATTATCTATGCGATCGTAGGAATCAGCGGTCTTTATCTGCTGAGCATGTACGGACGTATCGGAAATTCATCAAAAAACGGATGA
- a CDS encoding D-alanyl-D-alanine carboxypeptidase family protein translates to MKTNARKRKLLMNTIFLVMILLIAILLGILGIMQIRKDKNLDMQFSYQERETEQDAGTKVFQTAKPFAAELCVAYDNVGAEGISMPGNEKSCLLDVDDKTVIYAQDMHEKAYPASITKIMTAILAVKYGNMDDAVTVSQNAVTLEEGSQVCGFQAGDIVTMDELFHGLLVYSGNDAAMAIAEHVGGSVDHFVEMMNEEARKIGATNTNFVNPSGLHDDNHYTTAYDVYLMLNEALNYDYFVDTMQLSVYNLSFTRGSETVQVHLDSTDHYLTGETSPPPGVTVLGGKTGTTSQAGACLAILSQNDYGAPYVSIVLNASTKTNLYDDMNQLLSKINS, encoded by the coding sequence ATGAAAACAAACGCCAGAAAACGAAAACTGCTGATGAACACTATTTTCCTGGTTATGATTCTCCTGATAGCGATACTGCTCGGCATCCTCGGAATCATGCAAATCAGAAAAGATAAAAACCTGGATATGCAGTTTTCTTACCAGGAACGGGAGACAGAGCAGGATGCCGGCACGAAGGTGTTTCAGACTGCAAAGCCGTTTGCCGCAGAGCTCTGTGTCGCTTATGACAATGTCGGTGCGGAAGGCATCAGTATGCCCGGAAATGAAAAAAGCTGTCTGTTGGATGTCGACGACAAAACGGTTATATACGCACAGGATATGCACGAAAAAGCATATCCGGCCAGTATCACAAAGATCATGACCGCCATTCTGGCAGTAAAGTATGGAAATATGGATGATGCCGTCACGGTGAGCCAAAATGCGGTGACGCTGGAGGAAGGGTCTCAGGTCTGCGGATTTCAGGCAGGCGATATTGTCACCATGGACGAACTGTTTCACGGTCTGCTGGTGTATTCCGGGAACGACGCCGCAATGGCAATTGCGGAACACGTCGGCGGATCTGTCGATCATTTTGTTGAGATGATGAATGAGGAGGCGCGGAAGATCGGTGCGACCAACACCAATTTCGTCAATCCATCCGGACTGCACGATGACAATCACTATACAACAGCATACGATGTTTACCTGATGCTGAATGAGGCTCTGAATTATGATTATTTTGTGGATACCATGCAGCTTTCGGTTTATAATCTGAGTTTTACCAGAGGAAGTGAAACCGTCCAGGTTCACCTTGATTCCACGGACCATTATCTGACCGGAGAGACCAGCCCGCCCCCCGGCGTCACCGTACTCGGAGGAAAGACGGGTACGACCAGTCAGGCGGGAGCCTGCCTTGCGATTCTGAGTCAGAATGACTATGGCGCTCCTTATGTTTCTATTGTTTTGAATGCGTCTACAAAAACGAATTTGTACGATGATATGAATCAGCTTTTGTCAAAAATTAATTCTTAA
- a CDS encoding FtsW/RodA/SpoVE family cell cycle protein encodes MFKLYKLKDYNFRLVLWLLLISGMGVMLVGSAMQSLQTKQLFGVILGVVVMAVVSLIDFSWILNFYWIMYIANILMLLAVRFMGKETYGATRWIAIGSFQFQPTELSKIILILFFAKYLMDHEDDLNTFKTLVSSVILVAVPLILIKIQPDLKNTITVAALFCVLLYIAGLSYKIIGTVLIIMVPLVVGFLILVTQTDLEILEGYQKDRIMSWLYPEDAAYSDDIVQQQNSKTAIGSGQLTGKGYNNNKVSSSNKGNFVSQIQTDFIYAVAGEELGFLGAAGIILLLFLICIECILTGRRAKDLSGRLICCGVATVVALQSFINICVATGLMPNTGTPLPFVSYGLSSMVSLFIGMGLVLNVGLQNRNYLQGEVRRV; translated from the coding sequence ATGTTTAAACTATATAAGTTAAAAGACTACAATTTCAGATTGGTTTTATGGCTGCTGCTGATCAGCGGTATGGGTGTCATGCTGGTCGGAAGTGCCATGCAGTCTCTGCAGACAAAGCAGCTGTTCGGGGTCATTCTGGGAGTCGTCGTCATGGCCGTCGTCTCCCTGATCGACTTCAGCTGGATCCTGAATTTTTACTGGATCATGTATATCGCAAATATTCTGATGCTGCTTGCCGTGCGTTTCATGGGTAAGGAAACCTACGGTGCGACCCGCTGGATCGCCATCGGTTCTTTCCAGTTTCAGCCGACGGAGCTGTCAAAGATCATCCTCATCCTGTTCTTTGCGAAGTATCTGATGGATCATGAGGATGACCTGAACACGTTTAAGACACTGGTCAGCTCAGTCATACTGGTAGCTGTCCCGCTGATTCTGATCAAGATACAGCCTGACCTGAAAAACACGATCACCGTAGCGGCACTGTTCTGTGTGCTTTTGTATATTGCAGGACTCAGCTATAAGATTATCGGAACCGTATTAATTATTATGGTTCCGCTCGTCGTCGGTTTTCTGATTCTGGTCACTCAGACGGATCTTGAGATTTTGGAAGGTTATCAGAAGGACCGTATCATGTCCTGGCTGTATCCGGAAGATGCCGCGTACTCGGATGATATCGTACAGCAGCAGAATTCCAAGACAGCCATCGGTTCCGGACAGCTGACCGGAAAGGGCTACAATAATAATAAAGTTTCCTCATCGAATAAAGGCAACTTTGTATCTCAGATACAGACGGATTTTATCTATGCGGTGGCAGGAGAGGAGCTCGGATTTCTGGGCGCTGCCGGCATTATCCTGCTGCTTTTCCTGATCTGTATTGAATGTATTCTGACCGGCAGGAGAGCCAAGGATCTATCCGGCAGGCTGATCTGCTGCGGGGTAGCGACGGTTGTTGCGCTTCAGAGTTTCATCAACATCTGCGTGGCGACCGGACTGATGCCGAACACGGGAACTCCGCTTCCATTTGTCAGCTACGGTCTGAGTTCCATGGTCAGTCTCTTCATCGGAATGGGACTCGTCCTGAATGTCGGACTTCAGAATAGAAATTATCTGCAGGGAGAGGTCAGAAGAGTATGA
- the minE gene encoding cell division topological specificity factor MinE encodes MFGSKRKNTGRIAKDRLKLLVNAERIDCSPGILIMLKKDLMKTVNKYILVEEDGVALTFTATPPRLMATISVKKTPHNEFTKVK; translated from the coding sequence GTGTTTGGATCAAAACGAAAAAATACGGGCAGGATAGCAAAAGACCGGCTGAAACTTCTCGTAAATGCCGAGCGTATCGACTGTTCTCCCGGAATCCTGATTATGCTGAAGAAAGATTTGATGAAAACCGTAAATAAATACATACTGGTAGAAGAGGATGGTGTTGCACTGACATTCACAGCGACACCTCCGAGACTTATGGCTACCATATCGGTTAAAAAAACACCGCACAATGAATTCACGAAAGTGAAATAA